The sequence gacaattatttTAGTCTCAGTTTCGAATGTTTTTCGAGTAATCGgttcgaaaaatgaaaaatgaatagCAATAAATAGATTTTGCGTCTTTGTTTGCatgtactagaaaattttgaatatctTCTCGATGGTTTCAAAGTCATATCATATCATTCCTTCAGTTTTTAAAATGGATATTTTAATATTGCCGGTATTCTATACAGCTTctatttttcgattatagaggttttaaccataaGGACATTCACCTCTGACCTCTGGTTGATTTTTAGCTAGAATATTATTGTTTTCAATGTTGTCTGTTTGGTTTGAATCAAAATTCgggctgaaataaatgtttgttCCGGcttattttgttgttgaaataaacttacAGTTCATTATATGTCAAAACCGacaccggccacgtccgaatgcagatctactttaaAAGAAAGTAACGTTTGTTCAATGCATGTTACTACTAGAAACCGAGGAGTCCTCTTTgtttccacatgcatcacaggaagttgttttgttagtaaattttcgaataatatcatatgtttattgctctgggtagcctgCTACCGAAaatacgttgcaattttatcgcgTTCTGTATTAATAAGTGTTTCCTACTAAAATACAAAACTTCATCAGAAACATGTAACACTCCGGACAAACGGAGTTTCATGAGTTTCATTAAttcattgtgttttttttttcaataaacagtCGTAATATTGGCAAGATATCACtcgatcatcatcaatcgaacaacagcgccttacgcgatacgaagtaatgtcgatatctactccctaaccaaaataataaaataccaaatGAATCCTCCTCGCAGTCTATACTATATTTACATACGTCCTAGTTAAGCACGGTCGCAAGAAATATCTGCACGGTTATAAACTTCACGCGTGAGTCTTATACTTAGCGtttaaaacgaataaaaatagATCCAatgatcaaacgttccccgaataacCGACGGAGTTAAGTCTAGCCCAATTTTTagtaaggagaaatataatgagatcataaattttttttggttcagtgtCCGAGTCCgagatcaaatcaaaacttatcCCGTTAAGTGAATAACGCGCATTTCATACCGGTGACATACTGAATATGTCCGGCGTGTACATATTGTGTGCATTTATCAGAAAACagttctgtatgaaatgttcaaaacgacgaatgtaacaatgagagattctctttgttcattttctcttacgattattacggtactgttagcaatccttcactcaaattatttaccgatagtaataactaaagctatcatctttgaatctgcactgaagaaattaccgaaaaagcaggaatgtttcgcaataatcgaaaaagaaagtaaacaaagagaatctctcattgttacattcgtcgttttgaacatttcatacagaactGTTTTCTGATAAATGCACACAATATGTACACGCCGGACATATTCACTCGTtttaacattttatacagagttATTCGTTCGTTGAGACAAAGGCTGCTATTCGTACAACCCTCATCAAAGACGATAGCACTCACGACCACTCAACGAATCTCACGCATCTGACATCTGTCCAATGCATACCACTACAATGACAAAAAGCAAATGCGATGCCAacgtttgttttggtttttctaATTCGCAAGGTGCCAAAATAGTTTGCCGGGTTTGTTCTAGTAGTATCCATGTAAAGTGCTATACGCATTGCTGTAAAAACGCGAGATGATACGCttctgaaaaatttttaattcaaattacAATTTCCTTGACATCAAAGGAGctgttgattcagtttccataaaaatcatatctgagaggttgcatcagcatggtctttcgtcagttttgaacaactttttatataatctattgtctgtttCTATATGTGAtatgcgcatggtgatttgtcgacaatacgattcagttacatgggtctttctcagggctcatgcttaaacccccttttatacaatttttaccttataaatattgatgaatgtatcaacacatcttgcacactaagacaacttgccgacgacagcgttgtgtctattatatgaTCCAAAGCTGTCGATCTCCAAGGATCATTTCAAGATACCCTCAACAACTTGTCCACGTGGGCTCtttaaatgggtatcgagttctctatgaaaaaaattgagctGGTTGTGTTtccaaggaagcgagaacctgcacaattacagcttcaactaaggggtgaatcCATAGATCAGGTCCTTACATATCGggttctggttcgactccaaaagcACCTgggccaacagagaatcaactttcttcgcacTATAACCAAATCATGGTGGGGTGTCACTCCAGGAGATCTGGTCAGTTTGTACTAAACAACTAATGAAATATGGGTCTTCTGCTTTCGCTCTACCGCGAATACGTATTTCATTAaggtggaaagaattcagtatcgttgtttgcgtattgccttaggttgtatgcagtcaactcatacgctcatttcttggatacttctgattctactgtgttttgtgACAGATCCATGAGAGAAAAGATTCGTGAAATTAAGGATCACGTTTACCTCAAGTGGCGCCGAATAttttttagaacagtcaactgtgaaaatatgttttacactgacggatcaaatctCAACGGGTCCAAAGACTTCGGCATTTTCAATCAGAACATTATCGGTTCGTTTAAATTCAGTGAATCGGGTTCAGTTCGCATAATTAGCTGCTGTTCAgcatacccttgagatcattgaaaccttgcccaaggactattatttcattgtcacggacagtctaagttcaatagaaccTCCAGGTGATGAAGCCAGGGAACCATCCCCCATATTCCGGGGAAAATAGGGAAACAGTTGAGAGCTTTATCTCGATGGTCTTACTTAATATCGTTAATCTGGGTCCCTGcgtattgttccattccgggcaatgcaaaggcagacttattgggtaaactgggcgcattagaaggtgatatttacgaaAGATCAATGCAgattcaatgatttttttagtATCTCTCATCAGAAAACTGTCAACGAAACCTTGGCTtatggggatgaacgtgagtcgctatTTCAATCGTGTTATGTAACAGGTTCATGTTAAATCACTACACTGTTTTTTATCTCTTTCTTTGCCGCAGAACGCCAGTTTGCTTTGAACTGATTCTTTGGAAGATTCATGTTTGAACCACCTAGACGTTGTACGCGGAAAACCACTCCATGACCTTTTTCGTAATGGCAAGATGCCCAATCCGACAAATTAAGAACGAAATGAGTTTGTTACTTGAAGAAACGGATATTTTTTCCAGGCTCTTCCACACATTAGTTTGCGGATAGATGGCCGCGAACGCGTTGTAAATGCTGCACTTGAAGCCACAAACAGATGGCATGCCACATTATATATTTGATAAAAATCCTGTAATGGAGACGACACTCTCCGCTTGTTTGCCACATGTCGATCAGAGAGGTTGAGGTACCTCTTGAAACTTTTAGTTTGCTCGAACGATTATTCAACAATTTCGACAATTTGGTAGGCCAAATGTTGACGCGTTGTCCCTATTACAGAAATACCATTTCGCACATCTATAAACGATGCTATCCttaaaatgatggtaaagataAAACTCATCGGCAGTTTTTTTCATTGCATAATTGAAAAAGTTCTTGTTGAAGCTGTCTAATTTTTATCGTATTTTAAGATGTCTAGTGAAGCGAACCAAACAACTACTTGAAGGCAACTGTACTACTCGAGTACAGTTGCCCTCAAGTAGTTGtttggttcaaaattgttttaaaacaaCATGAAACATTGACTATCATTACTATCATACTACTACTAGCAAAATATGTTGTGGTTATGTTTTGTAGTTATGGTCCATACAAAATACTAGTTTGAAttgatcatttattttattgatttttcgttgacaaaacttttgaaaattatttgtcaAGAGTCGTCGGATCTTACCGAAGTACAGTTGTTAGCGACATTAAATCTAATAGGTAGATCTTACGCGGCAGTCGTACGGAAATGATtcataattatttatttcacCGTTTTCACGATAAAAGAAATCGACTTTCAATAAAGAAAAAGCACCATGACTAAAATATGTGCCAAAGAATTAACTAGCAATATTTGCAATAATCAACGTATGTACTCTAATAACAACATTTTAGTAATTACAGATTTCCATGAAGTTGATGGAAATGGTTTGTCAATTAGTAATGCCAATGAAATGATTGCAACAGTAGCTTTTACTTGCATTTTCGGAGGTAAGCAATGTGGCGTCTCCACATAACGTGGGTGTTTTGGACCGTATCACCAGACCGCACATATAATggtttgaaaacaaaatgcttATTGTAGATCTTAATAATCAGTTCATCAATCACCTGAAATGATCGTTAAACGTAAGCAGCACTTGAAACAAATAGTTGTGATTGGGTTACGTAGCCATTTATAATTCGATTCGATTGACTGCACTCCTGTTAATCATACAcaataaattttattctatACTCTACTCAACTACACACTTATAAAATAGTTCTGTTATCAGGTGTGTTATAACAATTAAGTTAATTCATCACCTACCTAACAGGTGGCTAGCAAGAAGTTCTGTTTgctttttaataaatatcacCGTTCATAGCTGCCAGTGTTGAGCTGTTCAACCCAAAGCACAAAGTCTGACTTGTGCTAGCCATTCCTTTCTTGTAGATATTACAAATAACTTACCAGATGCTTGCTTAGAATTCCGACCGTacagaaaaaatattgactggctcACAAAATATACCTACAAGCAAATATATGTTGGTATATACGTTAGAACTTGTTGCTGATGTCTGCTcacccggcaaatgtcaaatAACTATCAACATAGTAGTACACCCGTAGTGGGTAATGATTGTTGCACattagtttcattttttttttattttcgctcGCTCATTTACAGGTGACAGTCTGCACTGCTCCCCACTAGATCGAGCATATAAGAGCAAACCGTTGGCGCATTATCCGGAGAATGTCGCATGGAACCCGTTCGATGCACATGGCATCTGTATGCTTTCCTTGCCACAGGGGTTGCGTTTCCGAACGCAGAAACACAACATTGAGCCCCGATTTCACGCGTTTGCAACTACCCGAGAGGATGGCAAGCGATGTTACGGTTTTAGCTTGGTGTTCTACGAGGAGGTACGCAACCGACAGATTTGCAGTGCCATGCACACTCTACAATCGATGTTCATCACGGAGATATCTAGTTCCCAGCAACCTCCCCCCGCGACATTACGACGGGTGAAGGAAAGTCCTGTGAGTCGATCCTTGCCGAGACACTTCAAGATTGCTGCACAAGCTCCAGCGTCCGCTCTGAGCTATTACGATATTACTAAGGATAAGTTGTATGTAGCTAAAAGTCTTTCGCTCGTCTGTCAGGTGCCGTATGCTCACGTCGCTGAGTTGTTCCTTAAGAATCTCTTCAAGTGAGTGTACTATGTAGGTGATAATGAAAACGAACTAAATGACCTTTTTGCATTCCAGGTGTCTTCCCCGCCATCCCGGATCTCGACTTAGTCTCGAGAGTTACGTGTACAATATTCTGTACGAGGTATCCACACCCCCTCCAGGAAAGTCCATCCGAATATATATACCACCAGAAGAACCTCATCTACCTCCAATTGCCACAATTTTGCAACGACCTGCACTAAAAGATGAACTTCCTTTCATGGATTTTCCGCTCAGATTGCTGTTTACCTATTTGAGTGTAGATTGTGCAATACAGCTGTTCACCTGCGTACTACTAGAGAACCAAGTGTTGCTGCGTTCTTCCGATTACCAGAAGCTCACCATCATAGCAGAATGTATAACATCGCTTCTGTTCCCTTTTCAGTGGCAGCACGTTTATGCACCAATACTTCCCGCGTCTCTGCACCATTTTCTGGATGCTCCGGTACCTTTCGTGATGGGTCTACATTCGGATTCCGATAGCAGTGTACGCATTGGTAGTGAAGCCAATCTATGCTATGTAGATATCGATAAAAAGTCTGTACAACTTCCCGAAGAATTACCGGCTTTTCCACATCGTCATGACTTTATTGCCGAAATAACCGCCGTGCTCGATAAGTACCAAGTACCTCGTGATAGATCGCTGGATCCACCGTCAATCCTCAGTCCAAAGAATCTCCTCAAAGATCACGATATGATGACGACTAGTTGTACATTGCCTTCGGGACTGCAtatcagaagaaaacattcgCTGCACGATGTTCTCGATTGGGACCGCCCTAGTTCACCTGACTTACCACTTCCTACAACTGCGGTACCCTCACGACCAGACGTTCGTCAACGAATCGTAGATATAGTCCGGCGTAGTGGCGGAGACGAAGTCGACTCCGGTACCAATGAAGTTATGCCCAGCGCCAAGCAGAAACAACCTCTCAGTACTCTGGAACAATACTACGAAGATCTGAAACTGAACAATTCCATTAGAGAGATTTTCCTCAACAGATTCGTACAGATGTTTGCCGCGTACGAGCAATTTGTGATTCTCCCAAATCAGGTGAAATCAAATAATTGTCCTGTCATAAATAAACTGTTTTAACTGAAAGATTATTTTACAGGATAAAGAAGACTGGCTTAGTAATCGCGAATCTCTACACAACTTCGATAAAGCTTCGTTTCTTTCGGACCAGCCGCAGCACCATCGACCGTTTCTATCGCAGTTTCTAGAAAGTCAAATGTTTGTGACATTAATTGACAACAAGATCATGCTCTCTTGGGGTGATGACGGAGGAAATGGCTGTTCCCTCGATAGCTTAAACGGTGATGTGGAATACAATCTGAAGCTGTTTGACAATCGCATTAGAATTCTGAAGTAAATAAGTATATTTTTTAATCGATAGCGTACCATTCTAAAAGTTCACATTTTCGCTCCAGGAAACGTTACGGAGGCGAAAGTATGATCCGCACCGCAAACTACGAGCCCTGCTTGCTGGCACGAGAAACTCAGAAGCTTTTGGACAAGCGACTGGCCAGTGTTGATATGGAGGTATCACCGCCCAGTGAAATCTTGGACAAGCGACCTCCGTACTACCGAAGTTTTCCATTACTGGAAAAAACCGTACTGAACCAGGAGTGCGCCTCGAGGTACGCAAAGGGCGTTTTTGAGTGTGTTGAGAACGGgactaaaacaaaaatattggaacgaaaacaaaatgctttgcaTCGTTCTTAATTTCAAGTTGCATTACGCAACAATGCTTGCTTTGCGAGGTTGCGAAGAGGGAATGCTTCTGACATAAAAAGGGAACCTTATCGAGAACGAGAGGAAATTCGCGATTTgttttcgtgtgatttgtgttatTTCTTGCATTAATTGATGATACACGTCTTTGTCTAGTAGTGAGCATTATTGTGattagaaattttaaaatacttGTTTTATTTTGTGTTGAATGTTGTGGTCATGTGTAGTAACTGTACATTTAGAGTATATTTATTagattattaattttaataGGCTGTACGTTGATTCGTTGTTTGAATTTCAATTTATGAAATGCACATAAAAATTTAGGTATAAAGTACACGTGAACTTTACAATACCAATGCGTTTACCAATAAAAACCAATCAACATGGGCCAGGTAGGTTGATTCCAATTGCTTTTGGTATATGGTAGTTTTTCTATGGTTATGGTTCAGCGATCTGGTTTGTGATCCAATACTGTGTGAGCATTAATTAAATTAGTCACTATGATAAAAGTGACTTCAGTTACTACTAAGCGTCAAAACAAACCAACCAAAATGTTTTTTAGTCAACCTGCTTGGCTCGTTAGGTAAAGCAACAGTTACTTCCGTTCCGAAGTCAATATCAGATCGAAATTATTGAAAAGATACACACGCATGACTGCATGATCTTATTGTAGTTACTCTCGTTGATAGTAACAAATGCCTAGTGCGAACAATTGCAGATAATTAGTCCACTAAAACAGATTACAGATTACATTACTCTCGAATGATTTGGCGGTATGCGAAATAAGTAGCAGGTAAAAACTAACAACACGCGATTTTTCAAAACGAATGAGTTTTCATGCATCAAAACTACTCATGATAAACGAAAATCAAACGCTTTTAGGGTATCACacaaacaataaataaaaatcctTATTATTtagtatagcttctatctaacaTATCTACCAATAGATGAGCCTGCTTGGCTCCGTCCATCCAGCCGTGATTTTTAGTTTTGCTCGATATACCTAATGTCAACTTTAACCGTTTAGTAATATAGTCATTTATTTGCTAGATTTTATAATCGAAAATTGTCGAAATATATGATTCATTTTTCAAATTCTAATTGTTGCGTTTGGATTTGCACTGTAATTGGTAATTAGGcctttgcaaaaaaattaaaatttcaaaaaattaatcAACAAAGTGAAGCTTAGAAAATTCCAAACATCTCCTATTTAAAACGAATCTTTTGAACATGATTAATATTTTAATGGTGTTATAGTGGAAAGGTTTAAATTCAATGAAGTCGTTTGAACCTACGATCACcatttctttttaaaataatCGCATTCTGATCGCACCAATCTTGTATATGCTTAGTGCATGTTAAGAAACGATAAGAATTACCTAAAGTGGGAAATTAAAATATACACAATAATGTTTTTTATTAGTACCTATGTCGCTTGACCTAAATGACATAACATAACATTCACAGTCCTTCAATCAAAAAGTCAACAGATCACTGCTTTCCAATTCAGTTTGACATTTCTTCGGGCTGTGTTCTAGAGAAAACTAGTTTAGGGGTCTGACTATTCCTGTAAAGCAAATTGTTGCCATGAGGATCAACCTTctatttcaattattattattaaaatttgctACCCTGGAGACAGGTAAGGATTTTTATTTGCTTGTAAATACACACTAGGCACGCTCACAGAGGCATATAAACTGCAtgaagaatgttttttttgttttgtaatttttgaagttttctgAAAGAATACAACAAGTGAGACCGAGGTAGTTACTGATGGAATACGTGGACACCCACGATCCCTACACTTGTTTATTTTAGGGGTAGCAGTTTGAGGAGAGTCAAGAATGGCTCCAAATGGAAGGTGAAAGAGATTTCCCTGGACAGTGGCAATAAGGAAAACGATGGCGGTGGAAATAAGTCGAAccgaaactcggccaaccttTCGGGAACGGAAATCAGTCCTGCACTCATGGCGCAAGCGAACTGGACGTTTGTGGAAAAATTACTGAAGGTTTGTTCTTAAGGATATCCATGATGCATTGAATGCATTTAACTATACTTTCTTGTAGGACTGCAAAAGTAAAACCAAACGCATGCTACTGGAGAAAATGGGAACCGAAGCAATCGAACTGGGTCTAAGTGGGGAGGCATCGGTGATCGGAGTGGAGGAAAACACGATGATCGCTTCGTTGTGTGACTTACTTGAAAAGGTATGGTCCCACGGTTTGGTGAACAAACAGGGAAAATCGGCTCTCTGGACGCACTTGACGGCCTACTTGGAAATAAAAGACTGTCAAAACCCGAGCAAGCAAATCGATACCAACTATCTAACACCTGGTAAGTAGTAGACCGATGATCACGCAAAACaaatactttacttacttttcgTGACATGTGTGCCACCGGATTCCAAAAGATCATAAGTATTTATTTGTACGCAAATATCTGGAATATTTTGATTGTTACCGTAATCTCATACGTGGCAAACCAgtcatttttttgaaaaacaaaaaaaacatgatttctTCCTTATAAAAAGTGTGACGCAATAACAGCTCACATTAATTTCATTTCaaccttttttatttttcaactaaaaccTGTAGTAATAAAATAATCTCAgtaattgatcatcgaatataacAACAATTGCTAAAGTTAGAGAATTTAGTCGAATTTATAATCATACGAATGCACGATGGTGTTCATAGCACTTAGGACCATTGTAAGCATTCGCAGAACATTTGTACTACATTAATTATGTTTGCTTTGGAACCGGTCAAATCGCTGACGCAAATAATTCCATTAAATCAAAAGTAATCCACCAGTTATCAATATTGCATTCATTATGAATACTGAGTACTGAGAAATGTACAATTACGAGCCATACCCCCAAAGAAAATCGTGCGTTCGACATTAATTATTCAGAGTTCTTAACTTTTACAATTTGTGTACACGTGTTAATAGCTAAAATCGAAAATGATGATCCCGCAAGCAGTTGAGGGACAAGATTTCTGgtaaaatgcaaaaaaacacattgtCTTTGAAAGCTCTACTGATCGGATCAGTTCATTTTTTACACAATCTTTCTTGTTACAAGAGCTTACTATAAAGCTGTTGCggtaaattttattaaattaataaatttattatcataataattcaattgttcaaaCAATATTTTGACATTGATACCCCCAACgaaataaatagaaaaaatacGTTTTGTATGCTGATATTTCTACTAAAAATGCGTGTTATAGTGTACTATGCATAATTCGTGTCGCGCGCTCGAAATCTCTAATTTGCGGCAATGTGTGTTTTTGGTGGAAAAACCAGCGTAcataattgtatttttttaatttcattttttgttagGGGTATCAATGTAAAAATATTGCTTGAACAGTTGAATTATTACTATAATAagttaaataataaaataaaacttatCATTATAGCTATATAGTAAGCTCATGTAATAAGGAAGATTGtgtaaaaaaatggaattgatCTGACCAGTACAATTGGATATAATAAATGTCAAAGACAGGGTTATAGTTTTAACATATCATTTGATTATagcaaaacttgaaaaaaatataattaaaaaaaaatttgtttagcGAAAATCCTGATACACGTGTCAACTTGATTTATGAGAAGAtgctacaaaaaaaattgatgagaTTTAACTTGCATCCGTCCCTTAAAGATTGTAACACAAAAGTTCTAATGTATCAATTTGATATATGCCACCGGACCTGAATTGACACCAAGAACAACAAgataacatatttttcaaactGTTACAATATATCTTTTCTTTTCTACTTATGTAGGATTAGATACAGCCGGATAAATTCGATTTGTTTCTAGATTAGCCTGAGGGCAGTAAATTTGCCAAATGTATTGAATATCGaaacatattttccaatatatttAGCAACTGGTCACAGATTTCCTTTGCGAGAATACCGATAATTGCGCACTCGCACGTTCAAAACCTAGACAACAATTTTTTGTTATGGTAATGAATTTTGTCAGTATCAAGAACAAATTTTCTTATGTGTAATGTACTCAACGGAGTTACAAATTGGTCATTACAGAAACATACTTCATCCTCTACCTAAAATTTTACAACCACTTCTGAGAAACAAGAAGTGTCTGTGATTTTCAAGAAGAATTATTACACACCTAATTTGATAACTTTCACCTTAGACAATCAAGCCACATTCTACAATCCACCTCTCCCCTCTCCTCCTCTCCTGCAACGAGAACACCCAACATCTTGATTTGCAAAGAATTATCTATGCTCGTGAGACGCTCGTTTCGCAGAAAATCAGATCAATTAGACCTTTGACCCTTGTGAGGTACATTTGCTACCTCTTTCCCCTGAGAATATTATTGAACCTCCTCTGAGACGAGAATATTATAACCACTGATCAAGAAGATtcaattcttgtaaaattcgatTAGTTTCACCTGAAATTCTCCTGCTAGGGACACTTGCTACTCTTTCCACCCACAGGAAAATACCCGTATGACTTCTTTAAAAGTGCAATAAATATCTGTACCAACTTTGGTTGAAACAAAACGCACAAATTTATCACGTTACCAATAcatatgtgtgtgtattttcCGCTGAATGGTTACACTATCATACAGAAACAAGTTCAAGTAGTTCTGATAGGCTCACATTGATATATAGCAACGCTGTGTACTGCCTTCATGAATTGTAACAATTTGATACAAAGGAACCAACAACATTCCGAATCAAACTTACCTTCTTCAATTTGAACCAACTGATTAAACAAAGGCAACATACTCCCTTCGATAAATGAATTTAAGGATTGAGATTGTTGAAAGAGCTTTTGGCGGCGCACATGATCATTATTATCGACAATGTTTAAAATACTCAAACTTTTAACATGCAGCATTGGCGTGGACGGTTATGAGAAAGCGGATGGATTGTACGTTTATATGTGTAACTTCTCCATAAAGCTTTGTTCTTTCTATTTCTTTTAATATTTAATATACCCTTTTTAATTATGTACTATTCCTATTCTGTTTCCTTCATTCGTCGTTATTTTGTAGCGAGTTGCACTAGTCCAAAATCAAGTTTTAATCGCAATGATAAAAACACTAAGCTCACCATTAGTCCTACTGAAACATCCAAGAGCAATAATGGTGGTAGTTCCAATAATAGCAATAGTAGAACCAGATTTAACAAAATGATTCAACTTAAACGTAACTCAAATAAACCTCCCCGGGTTGCGAATCGCAACGAACCTATTTCTTTGTCCTCGCCGG comes from Malaya genurostris strain Urasoe2022 chromosome 3, Malgen_1.1, whole genome shotgun sequence and encodes:
- the LOC131439646 gene encoding DENN domain-containing protein 5B isoform X4, producing MSDESNGLNSNGHTSEQQDPSVSTGKASSSLDESTAGLDPTGKPKGLNESVQQQFCRFADYFVICGLDLDSGLEPDLFAGDSLHCSPLDRAYKSKPLAHYPENVAWNPFDAHGICMLSLPQGLRFRTQKHNIEPRFHAFATTREDGKRCYGFSLVFYEEVRNRQICSAMHTLQSMFITEISSSQQPPPATLRRVKESPVSRSLPRHFKIAAQAPASALSYYDITKDKLYVAKSLSLVCQVPYAHVAELFLKNLFKCLPRHPGSRLSLESYVYNILYEVSTPPPGKSIRIYIPPEEPHLPPIATILQRPALKDELPFMDFPLRLLFTYLSVDCAIQLFTCVLLENQVLLRSSDYQKLTIIAECITSLLFPFQWQHVYAPILPASLHHFLDAPVPFVMGLHSDSDSSVRIGSEANLCYVDIDKKSVQLPEELPAFPHRHDFIAEITAVLDKYQVPRDRSLDPPSILSPKNLLKDHDMMTTSCTLPSGLHIRRKHSLHDVLDWDRPSSPDLPLPTTAVPSRPDVRQRIVDIVRRSGGDEVDSGTNEVMPSAKQKQPLSTLEQYYEDLKLNNSIREIFLNRFVQMFAAYEQFVILPNQDKEDWLSNRESLHNFDKASFLSDQPQHHRPFLSQFLESQMFVTLIDNKIMLSWGDDGGNGCSLDSLNGDVEYNLKLFDNRIRILKKRYGGESMIRTANYEPCLLARETQKLLDKRLASVDMEVSPPSEILDKRPPYYRSFPLLEKTVLNQECASRGSSLRRVKNGSKWKVKEISLDSGNKENDGGGNKSNRNSANLSGTEISPALMAQANWTFVEKLLKDCKSKTKRMLLEKMGTEAIELGLSGEASVIGVEENTMIASLCDLLEKVWSHGLVNKQGKSALWTHLTAYLEIKDCQNPSKQIDTNYLTPALAWTVMRKRMDSSCTSPKSSFNRNDKNTKLTISPTETSKSNNGGSSNNSNSRTRFNKMIQLKRNSNKPPRVANRNEPISLSSPEMSPTAASRLSNFVLPSIIANLVGSKYASVPTSDKIHGSTNDLSSLAIEPEIPLSPTRGRSKSRDRKSLGPEQLRPLPESLEFDIRNILAMTDIKTHIGYARAWVRLALEKKLLSRHLRSLLSDTALLRQLYKRSGFVRCDDEVEQFLYHLLTLNAVDYFCFTNTYPTTKLPYRVVIFPSKKGSAATTSSNVWIAISGTLGETQQISVPRHSLEFVFHHKTLGILTSLRIGHDDTGMSSKWLVEHVVVRNEVTGHTYKFPCGRWLGRGIDDGSIERLLIGQLVPRTVDSEELVEACRTPPRTRSPSIQRPEIRPSDIQHMLGDCVNAIVKWHYRPSRERDASSLTNLLCGENGLVKCLEQAFLCGFRSQRLFGRNLYLWDYFVRVKEQFEASLVEESVDMVRGGGSASNSPPTSGSSPESPPQGSTTVHPPVARQELSAVWRCYCHLMDEINNVKQTLGKDGRFQLFICLSIREHLLHRMLVPMAYTRVTTEMYEEQSFMRKKGLLTFLRQILEPLDEFHIVLENSITQGIGSQC
- the LOC131439646 gene encoding DENN domain-containing protein 5B isoform X2; its protein translation is MSDESNGLNSNGHTSEQQDPSVSTGKASSSLDESTAGLDPTGKPKGLNESVQQQFCRFADYFVICGLDLDSGLEPDLFAGDSLHCSPLDRAYKSKPLAHYPENVAWNPFDAHGICMLSLPQGLRFRTQKHNIEPRFHAFATTREDGKRCYGFSLVFYEEVRNRQICSAMHTLQSMFITEISSSQQPPPATLRRVKESPVSRSLPRHFKIAAQAPASALSYYDITKDKLYVAKSLSLVCQVPYAHVAELFLKNLFKCLPRHPGSRLSLESYVYNILYEVSTPPPGKSIRIYIPPEEPHLPPIATILQRPALKDELPFMDFPLRLLFTYLSVDCAIQLFTCVLLENQVLLRSSDYQKLTIIAECITSLLFPFQWQHVYAPILPASLHHFLDAPVPFVMGLHSDSDSSVRIGSEANLCYVDIDKKSVQLPEELPAFPHRHDFIAEITAVLDKYQVPRDRSLDPPSILSPKNLLKDHDMMTTSCTLPSGLHIRRKHSLHDVLDWDRPSSPDLPLPTTAVPSRPDVRQRIVDIVRRSGGDEVDSGTNEVMPSAKQKQPLSTLEQYYEDLKLNNSIREIFLNRFVQMFAAYEQFVILPNQDKEDWLSNRESLHNFDKASFLSDQPQHHRPFLSQFLESQMFVTLIDNKIMLSWGDDGGNGCSLDSLNGDVEYNLKLFDNRIRILKKRYGGESMIRTANYEPCLLARETQKLLDKRLASVDMEVSPPSEILDKRPPYYRSFPLLEKTVLNQECASRGSSLRRVKNGSKWKVKEISLDSGNKENDGGGNKSNRNSANLSGTEISPALMAQANWTFVEKLLKDCKSKTKRMLLEKMGTEAIELGLSGEASVIGVEENTMIASLCDLLEKVWSHGLVNKQGKSALWTHLTAYLEIKDCQNPSKQIDTNYLTPALAWTVMRKRMDYLSSLAIEPEIPLSPTRGRSKSRDRKSLGPEQLRPLPESLEFDIRNILAMTDIKTHIGYARAWVRLALEKKLLSRHLRSLLSDTALLRQLYKRSGFVRCDDEVEQFLYHLLTLNAVDYFCFTNTYPTTKLPYRVVIFPSKKGSAATTSSNVWIAISGTLGETQQISVPRHSLEFVFHHKTLGILTSLRIGHDDTGMSSKWLVEHVVVRNEVTGHTYKFPCGRWLGRGIDDGSIERLLIGQLVPRTVDSEELVEACRTPPRTRSPSIQRPEIRPSDIQHMLGDCVNAIVKWHYRPSRERDASSLTNLLCGENGLVKCLEQAFLCGFRSQRLFGRNLYLWDYFVRVKEQFEASLVEESVDMVRGGGSASNSPPTSGSSPESPPQGSTTVHPPVARQELSAVWRCYCHLMDEINNVKQTLGKDGRFQLFICLSIREHLLHRMLVPMAYTRVTTEMYEEQSFMRKKGLLTFLRQILEPLDEFHIVLENSITQGIGSQC